One Citrus sinensis cultivar Valencia sweet orange chromosome 5, DVS_A1.0, whole genome shotgun sequence genomic window, AGAAATGTTGTTCGTAGAAGGCTCTGGATTGGATTCAGATTGAATCTGAATCTGCGGTACTTCTTGGGCCGAAGTTTCTGCTTGTACGGAAGGGGATGATTCAGCTGGACTTGATACTGAAGCTTGGACAAATGCTGGCGGCTTAAATTTGTTGATATAATAACTAAGTGATGGTCCATTATAGTCAATCGTCTGCATCGGTGGTGGGTTCTTACCAACTTGGAGAAGTATTGATGAAGCAGCAGCTATAGCGAGGAAGGCAACACCGGCAGTAATCGCTATTGTGTTCTCAGATCCAGCTGCAGATGAACCTGCACTTCCAGAACTTATTGCGCTATCTGCTACGTACACTGTAGGCTGGAAAAATTGAAGTTAATAGATGCAGCCTGCTAAACGGCTGAAGAGAAATGGAGTTGGAGAAAAATTCAGAGATGGCTACTCTACTCTATAGGCATATTATTAGCTTATATTTACACTTTGGCCAAGTGAATATTGTCTTGCTTGCTGGATTCCTTTCGCTCATTATTactaaagaaaacaaagagtgaaataaaatcatcatcaagTTGCCATAGTATAACAAATGATGAAAGAAACCTTCATAAAAAcaagatattttaattaatatattttgccTCCGCATTCGTGGGAGAAGGAAAATCATTTTAACACTaaaaagaagccaaaagaaaatcaaatgcGACAAATATAGGA contains:
- the LOC102608224 gene encoding protein MAINTENANCE OF PSII UNDER HIGH LIGHT 1, encoding MACTSQAMISANSYIFTSPKLFFNRKHKNQLYSRKRNVNLFAVRASSDDPDDCNDEECAPDKEVGKVSMEWLAGEKTKVAGTFPPRKREWTGYVEKDTAGQTNIYAVEPTVYVADSAISSGSAGSSAAGSENTIAITAGVAFLAIAAASSILLQVGKNPPPMQTIDYNGPSLSYYINKFKPPAFVQASVSSPAESSPSVQAETSAQEVPQIQIQSESNPEPSTNNIS